A DNA window from Luteolibacter luteus contains the following coding sequences:
- a CDS encoding ECF-type sigma factor — protein MGTTTGCPELRADDFCFSSAELLPVVYDELRRLAAFRLDRQSASKTLQPTALVHEAWIRLSEGNGKIWQSKEHFFNAAAQSMRRILVDRVRAQSRLKRTPVQGSLEDGVFEDDSHILLIHDCLTKLEKIDPSSAKVVLLKFYGGLSSEEISQMTGRSMRSVERQWMFAKAKLYRLIQEDHDGQ, from the coding sequence ATGGGAACGACCACCGGATGTCCCGAACTCAGGGCGGACGATTTCTGCTTCTCGTCCGCCGAGCTCCTGCCCGTCGTCTATGACGAGCTGCGGCGCCTCGCGGCTTTCCGCCTCGACCGTCAGAGCGCAAGCAAAACCTTGCAGCCGACAGCATTGGTCCATGAAGCATGGATCCGCCTCTCCGAAGGCAACGGCAAGATCTGGCAGAGCAAGGAGCACTTCTTCAATGCCGCCGCCCAATCCATGCGCCGGATCCTGGTGGACCGCGTGCGCGCCCAATCGCGGCTGAAGCGGACACCCGTACAGGGAAGCTTGGAAGACGGGGTCTTCGAAGACGACTCCCACATCCTCCTGATCCATGATTGCCTCACCAAGCTGGAGAAGATTGATCCCAGCTCGGCGAAGGTCGTGCTCCTGAAATTCTACGGGGGCCTCAGTAGCGAGGAGATCAGCCAGATGACCGGCCGCAGCATGCGCTCGGTGGAGAGGCAGTGGATGTTTGCCAAGGCAAAGCTCTATCGCTTGATCCAGGAGGATCACGACGGCCAATAA
- a CDS encoding serine/threonine protein kinase codes for MEPTRHEEEISSAIMEVALSLDDPSARELFLERVFENRDDAKDEMARLLEAADGAATFFLEAREERAKVTAKILSENGRSSMPIPVRFAGDEEFTEKLGPYRLVSRLGEGGGGVVYEAEQELPIRRRVAIKIVRMEVENTTALARFDVERQALALMDHPNIAKVLDAGTTPGGKPYFAMELVTGESIVQYSNRHKLSCAQRLELFVLVCNAVQHAHQKGIIHRDIKPSNVIVTRQDGENVPKIIDFGIAKSDAIPGRSITAHDQFFGTPAYMSPEQVALTGIDVDTRSDIFSLGVLLYELLTGATPINRSEGPELTFSQIRKSLLTWETLRPSELLAKLPADSLRALASERGTDPASLIAYVKGDLDWIVMMALEKNRMRRYQTANGLATDIKRFLTFQPIAARPPSGIYVLTKFVRRNRFGFAAAVLLMVLLIGGLGITAVMYERERKTAAEQLRLKNEAQAARNEESRLRRQADARSNVARAAFLLDQGRIDDADALWKDYPLSAIEPSLEAAAVFRSLGDWNSENGRRDQALQCYRLLRQANRQDSPQKILQGDDLMAIAAALLSEDKSEYLAFRDEMLIRYTPAESAHKAEHLLKVCLLQPVQPHVIKHLRRDVETMGNPLKTPCPAWSAFSLSLFELRSGDHAKTLEACDIGLKSPERKSSCEVSLLAVKAMSHFNAGETAEAADILANAREISTKCDGKDFSRGQSIPPYWFDWAIANLLVKEAGELIEGPATETAAVPATAR; via the coding sequence ATGGAGCCAACCCGCCACGAGGAGGAAATCAGCAGCGCAATCATGGAGGTCGCGCTTTCACTGGATGATCCTTCGGCAAGAGAACTCTTCCTCGAGCGTGTCTTCGAAAACCGCGATGACGCGAAGGATGAGATGGCGAGGCTGCTTGAAGCCGCCGATGGCGCCGCGACCTTCTTCCTCGAAGCACGGGAGGAACGCGCCAAGGTCACGGCGAAAATCCTGTCCGAGAACGGCCGCTCCTCCATGCCGATTCCCGTGCGCTTCGCCGGGGATGAAGAGTTCACGGAAAAGCTTGGCCCTTACCGCTTGGTTTCGCGCTTGGGCGAAGGAGGTGGCGGTGTGGTCTACGAGGCCGAGCAGGAACTCCCGATCCGCCGACGCGTGGCCATCAAGATCGTGCGGATGGAAGTGGAGAACACCACCGCCCTCGCCCGCTTCGACGTCGAACGTCAGGCGCTCGCCCTGATGGACCACCCGAATATCGCAAAGGTCCTCGACGCCGGCACGACACCCGGAGGAAAGCCTTACTTCGCGATGGAACTGGTCACCGGCGAGTCCATCGTCCAATACAGCAACCGTCACAAGCTGAGCTGCGCGCAGCGCCTCGAACTCTTCGTACTCGTCTGCAATGCCGTGCAGCATGCTCACCAGAAGGGCATCATCCATCGGGACATCAAGCCATCCAATGTCATCGTCACGCGGCAGGACGGTGAGAACGTCCCCAAGATCATCGACTTCGGCATCGCGAAATCCGATGCCATTCCCGGGCGATCCATCACCGCGCACGACCAATTTTTCGGCACGCCGGCCTACATGAGCCCCGAGCAGGTGGCACTGACCGGCATCGACGTGGATACCCGCAGCGACATCTTCAGCCTCGGCGTCTTGCTCTACGAGCTCCTAACAGGAGCCACGCCGATCAATCGCTCGGAGGGACCGGAACTCACCTTTTCACAGATCCGCAAATCATTGCTCACCTGGGAAACCCTGCGCCCTTCGGAACTCCTCGCGAAGTTGCCGGCGGACAGCCTGCGGGCCTTGGCGTCGGAACGCGGCACCGACCCCGCGTCCTTGATCGCCTATGTGAAAGGCGACCTCGATTGGATCGTGATGATGGCGCTCGAGAAAAACCGCATGCGCCGCTACCAGACCGCAAACGGCCTGGCCACCGACATCAAGCGCTTCCTCACCTTCCAGCCCATCGCCGCTCGACCGCCCTCCGGCATCTACGTGCTCACCAAGTTCGTGCGTAGGAATCGCTTTGGCTTCGCCGCCGCCGTCCTCTTGATGGTCCTGCTGATCGGCGGCCTCGGCATCACCGCCGTCATGTATGAGCGCGAGCGGAAAACCGCCGCCGAACAACTGCGGCTGAAGAATGAAGCCCAGGCGGCACGCAACGAGGAAAGCCGTCTCCGTCGCCAGGCCGATGCCAGGTCGAATGTCGCCCGCGCGGCCTTTCTCTTGGACCAAGGGCGCATCGATGACGCCGACGCATTGTGGAAAGACTATCCGCTCTCCGCCATCGAGCCATCGCTCGAAGCCGCGGCGGTATTCCGTTCACTGGGCGACTGGAATTCGGAGAATGGTCGGCGCGACCAAGCACTCCAATGCTATCGCCTGTTGCGCCAGGCCAATCGCCAGGATTCCCCGCAAAAGATCCTTCAGGGCGACGACCTCATGGCCATCGCCGCCGCACTGCTATCGGAGGACAAGTCGGAGTATCTTGCTTTTCGTGATGAGATGTTGATCCGCTACACCCCTGCGGAAAGCGCCCACAAAGCGGAGCACCTGCTGAAAGTCTGCCTCCTTCAGCCAGTCCAACCTCACGTCATCAAGCACCTCCGCCGCGACGTGGAGACCATGGGAAATCCTCTGAAGACCCCCTGCCCTGCTTGGTCGGCGTTCTCGCTCTCGCTCTTCGAATTGAGATCCGGCGATCATGCAAAGACGCTGGAAGCTTGCGACATCGGCCTGAAAAGTCCTGAGCGGAAATCCTCCTGCGAGGTATCCCTCCTCGCCGTAAAAGCCATGTCGCACTTCAATGCCGGAGAAACTGCAGAAGCAGCGGACATCCTCGCCAATGCTCGCGAAATCTCGACGAAGTGCGACGGCAAGGATTTCTCCCGAGGCCAATCGATCCCTCCGTACTGGTTCGACTGGGCAATCGCAAACTTGCTGGTCAAAGAAGCAGGCGAACTGATTGAGGGGCCCGCCACTGAAACCGCCGCTGTCCCTGCCACCGCACGATAA
- a CDS encoding sialidase family protein: protein MRPLFTLLTLVPALLLPASGLDLYIGTRVAPRHTYRIPTLAVTAKGTLLAFAELRKNNSSDTGDIDTVLKRSTDGGKSWSEERVILDLDENTIGNACPIVDPKTGRITVLATWNRLPEKKIRPGFGDDSRRVFVTRSDDDGVTWSQPEDISQQVKKESWGWFATGPGGGIVMLGGPHAGRYLLGVNHKEMEGTPAYHAHAIYSDDSGITWSSSSTYAAAHTNECELAPISGDAVMLNMRNHGSAKKERAVSISPDGDAWGETSWDVNLPEPQCMGSLVRHSWPSKEKPGWLLFLNPASRTARENLLLRGSNDDGKTWPFSKMIQEGDAAYSHMAILPDGRIAIVWETDRYGKIAFTTVSVDDLK from the coding sequence ATGCGTCCCCTTTTCACCCTGCTGACCTTGGTTCCGGCCCTGCTGCTGCCTGCTTCCGGGCTGGATCTTTACATCGGCACCCGGGTGGCGCCGCGGCACACCTACCGGATCCCGACATTGGCGGTGACAGCGAAGGGGACGCTGCTGGCCTTCGCCGAGCTGCGGAAAAACAACAGCAGTGACACCGGTGACATCGACACGGTCCTGAAGCGGTCGACCGACGGAGGAAAGAGCTGGTCGGAAGAGAGGGTGATCTTGGATCTGGACGAGAATACGATCGGGAATGCGTGCCCGATCGTGGATCCCAAGACCGGGCGAATCACGGTGCTGGCGACCTGGAACCGGCTGCCGGAAAAGAAAATCCGGCCGGGTTTCGGCGATGATTCAAGGCGTGTCTTTGTAACCCGCAGCGATGACGACGGTGTTACCTGGAGCCAGCCCGAGGACATCAGCCAGCAGGTGAAGAAGGAAAGCTGGGGATGGTTTGCGACCGGGCCGGGTGGCGGGATCGTGATGTTGGGTGGCCCGCATGCGGGACGATATCTGCTGGGTGTGAATCACAAGGAGATGGAGGGGACGCCTGCCTATCACGCGCATGCGATTTACTCGGATGACTCCGGGATTACGTGGAGTTCTTCCTCCACCTATGCGGCGGCCCATACGAACGAGTGCGAGCTTGCTCCCATCTCCGGTGATGCGGTGATGCTGAACATGCGAAACCATGGCTCGGCAAAGAAGGAGCGGGCGGTTTCGATCTCGCCGGATGGTGATGCCTGGGGTGAGACAAGCTGGGATGTGAATCTTCCCGAACCGCAATGCATGGGTTCGCTGGTCCGGCATTCCTGGCCTTCGAAGGAGAAGCCGGGCTGGCTGCTCTTTTTGAATCCGGCATCGCGGACGGCTCGCGAGAATTTGCTGCTTCGGGGATCGAACGACGATGGAAAGACCTGGCCGTTTTCGAAGATGATCCAGGAGGGGGATGCGGCCTATAGCCACATGGCCATCTTGCCGGATGGCCGCATAGCGATCGTTTGGGAGACTGATCGCTACGGGAAGATCGCCTTCACCACGGTGAGCGTGGATGACCTGAAGTAA
- a CDS encoding RNA polymerase sigma factor, protein MIPVPASPFPVTRWTEVVNVCRSEDPGLRAKALDELCRDYWYPLYAFARRQGNDRESAEDLTQGFFHYLLRKDLFAAANQETGKLRTFLLTIFQRYIGDARARDTAQKRGGGKELVSLDLDEGEKRYSLEPADRVTPEELYDRSWAIALLSGSLAAMARNEEEQGRGKHFEKLAVFLNATTIDDGDYDSASAELGMSTVAVRKAVSRLRQRFRECLREQIAATLKDPDEARVDEELMALKSVLRGG, encoded by the coding sequence ATGATTCCCGTACCAGCCTCGCCCTTCCCCGTCACACGCTGGACGGAGGTGGTGAATGTCTGCCGCTCGGAAGACCCCGGCCTTCGCGCCAAGGCGCTCGACGAGTTGTGCCGCGACTACTGGTATCCGCTCTACGCCTTCGCTCGCCGCCAGGGAAATGACCGGGAAAGTGCGGAGGACCTCACCCAAGGCTTCTTCCATTACCTTCTTCGGAAAGATCTCTTCGCCGCCGCAAATCAGGAAACCGGCAAGCTACGGACCTTTCTGCTGACCATCTTCCAACGCTACATCGGCGATGCCCGCGCCCGCGACACTGCCCAGAAGCGTGGCGGTGGAAAGGAACTCGTGTCCCTCGATCTCGACGAGGGGGAGAAGCGTTATTCCTTGGAACCCGCGGACCGTGTCACCCCGGAGGAACTCTATGACCGCAGTTGGGCCATCGCCCTGCTCTCCGGCAGTCTGGCGGCGATGGCAAGGAATGAGGAGGAACAAGGCCGCGGCAAGCACTTCGAAAAGCTCGCGGTCTTCCTCAATGCCACGACGATCGATGATGGCGACTACGATTCGGCCTCGGCGGAACTAGGGATGAGCACCGTCGCCGTGCGAAAGGCGGTGAGCCGCCTGCGCCAGCGGTTCCGTGAATGCCTGCGAGAGCAGATCGCAGCGACGCTGAAGGATCCGGATGAGGCTCGCGTCGATGAGGAATTGATGGCGCTGAAATCGGTGCTCAGAGGCGGATAG
- a CDS encoding hydrolase: MNPHHKLYTPEDSAVVFIDHQPQMTFGVANIDRATLINNVTLLAKVAKEFNVPTILTAVETESFSGYIWPQLLDVFPGQPVVERSSMNSWDDEGFREAIRATGRKNILITGLWTEVCVTWPTIEMLGEGYNIYVVEDCCGATSQAAHEAALSRMVQAGAVRVTTIPALLEWQRDWAKREHYNNLMGLIKNQGGAYGVGVEYAYTMVHKAPQSAIKPQVVPPGKGH; the protein is encoded by the coding sequence ATGAATCCTCATCACAAGCTCTATACGCCGGAAGACAGCGCCGTCGTCTTCATCGACCACCAACCCCAGATGACCTTCGGCGTCGCGAATATCGATCGCGCGACCCTGATCAACAACGTGACCTTGCTCGCGAAGGTCGCGAAGGAATTCAACGTCCCCACTATCCTCACCGCGGTGGAAACGGAGTCCTTCAGCGGCTACATCTGGCCGCAACTTCTCGACGTCTTCCCCGGTCAACCGGTGGTCGAACGTTCTTCCATGAACTCGTGGGACGACGAAGGCTTTCGCGAGGCGATCCGCGCCACCGGCCGGAAGAATATCCTCATCACCGGCCTCTGGACCGAGGTCTGCGTCACCTGGCCGACCATCGAAATGCTCGGGGAGGGCTACAATATCTACGTCGTGGAAGACTGCTGCGGTGCCACCTCCCAGGCTGCTCATGAAGCGGCCCTCTCCCGCATGGTCCAGGCCGGTGCCGTCCGCGTGACGACGATCCCTGCCTTGCTCGAATGGCAGCGCGATTGGGCGAAGCGCGAGCACTACAATAACCTCATGGGCCTGATCAAAAACCAAGGCGGTGCCTACGGGGTCGGCGTCGAGTATGCCTACACCATGGTCCACAAGGCCCCCCAATCCGCGATCAAGCCGCAGGTGGTCCCACCCGGTAAAGGCCACTAA
- a CDS encoding alginate export family protein, whose product MSRKSTKRPAAIVAILLVLQDLPASAQITNNFGDWQATFSGHARTMYESYHGLDFGLGPLDDDDWLHQRIQLGGTLSHGEELKLGAELTWGHMWGKESPLAPPDEDEPDILQAYAEILLPTASDDLRLKAGRQTLYYGSGRLLAAREGANQRLSHDALLLSWQPDKDRRVDAFIASPVRINPGTFDNISEPGDLRLWSLYSVMPLPRTEDIHFDLYYIGLRDDDSIFAPGGGHETRHTIGTRLWSKDGPEILNTEFIAQFGEAGGRDILAGAASLGIGYEFEDLPWHISPQLRADAISGGDEGGTIHTFHPLFQANNYFNEGGFLSPSNLFNLNPLVTLKPEDGLTFTLGVNFQWLASTQDAIYGPPLQKLGTPVPGGNRYLGTAFNASVEWEFAEGTSLFLGYTHHDAGKALTDIGGEDVEYLQGSFRWEF is encoded by the coding sequence GTGTCCCGCAAGTCCACAAAACGCCCGGCGGCCATCGTGGCTATCCTGCTCGTTCTGCAGGACCTGCCCGCCTCGGCCCAGATCACCAACAATTTCGGGGATTGGCAGGCCACATTCTCCGGCCACGCCCGGACCATGTATGAGAGTTATCACGGCCTCGATTTCGGCCTCGGCCCGCTCGACGATGACGATTGGCTCCACCAGCGCATCCAACTCGGTGGCACCCTTTCCCACGGCGAGGAATTGAAACTGGGAGCGGAGCTGACCTGGGGTCACATGTGGGGGAAGGAATCGCCGCTCGCTCCTCCGGACGAGGATGAGCCGGATATCCTTCAGGCCTACGCCGAGATTCTCTTGCCAACCGCCAGCGATGACCTTCGTTTAAAGGCAGGCAGGCAGACACTCTACTACGGGTCTGGTAGATTGCTCGCGGCCCGTGAAGGAGCGAACCAGCGTCTTTCGCACGATGCCCTGCTTCTATCCTGGCAGCCCGACAAGGACCGCCGGGTAGATGCCTTCATCGCCTCCCCCGTGCGGATAAATCCGGGAACCTTCGACAACATCTCGGAACCCGGAGACCTCCGTCTGTGGAGCCTCTATTCGGTGATGCCGCTGCCACGCACGGAGGACATCCATTTCGATCTCTACTACATCGGCCTGCGTGATGATGATTCGATCTTCGCTCCCGGCGGCGGCCACGAAACCCGCCACACCATCGGCACCCGCCTCTGGAGCAAGGATGGCCCGGAGATTCTGAATACGGAGTTCATCGCGCAGTTCGGCGAAGCAGGCGGGAGGGATATCCTCGCCGGTGCCGCGAGCTTGGGCATCGGCTACGAGTTCGAGGACCTGCCTTGGCACATCTCACCGCAGTTGCGCGCCGATGCCATTTCCGGGGGCGACGAGGGTGGGACCATCCACACCTTCCACCCCCTGTTTCAGGCAAATAACTATTTCAACGAGGGAGGATTCCTCTCACCCTCGAATCTCTTCAATCTGAATCCTCTCGTCACCCTGAAGCCGGAGGACGGGCTGACCTTCACGCTCGGAGTGAATTTCCAGTGGCTCGCGAGCACGCAGGACGCGATCTACGGCCCGCCCCTGCAGAAACTCGGGACCCCGGTTCCGGGAGGAAATCGTTATCTCGGCACCGCCTTCAATGCCTCGGTCGAGTGGGAATTTGCCGAAGGGACCTCCCTCTTCCTCGGCTATACTCACCATGATGCCGGCAAGGCACTGACCGACATCGGCGGTGAGGATGTCGAATACCTTCAAGGGAGCTTCCGCTGGGAATTCTAG
- a CDS encoding antibiotic biosynthesis monooxygenase: MSPPPVEDTTVTVVVRRRTKPGCETPFEEAMREFIAFALASPGNRGIHVLRSEQGNPRDYTVVDRFSDAESRKQFTASETYKEWMIRLRELTEEDPHIEELGGISGWFTLPGKPPAKAPPKPKMALVTFLGVYPLTSLFPPLFRKLLPDWHPLLLNVLVTGLVVASLTWVVMPFLTKRFRHWLFTDTK; the protein is encoded by the coding sequence ATGTCCCCGCCACCTGTTGAAGATACCACCGTTACCGTCGTCGTCCGGCGGCGGACCAAGCCCGGTTGCGAGACACCTTTTGAAGAGGCCATGCGCGAGTTCATCGCCTTCGCCCTCGCTTCCCCGGGAAACAGAGGTATCCATGTCCTGCGCTCCGAGCAAGGAAATCCACGGGACTACACCGTGGTCGATCGCTTCAGCGATGCGGAGAGCCGCAAGCAATTCACCGCGTCCGAAACCTACAAGGAATGGATGATACGCCTCCGTGAACTCACCGAGGAGGATCCCCACATCGAGGAGCTCGGCGGTATCTCCGGATGGTTCACCCTTCCGGGCAAGCCTCCCGCCAAGGCTCCGCCGAAGCCGAAGATGGCGCTCGTCACTTTCCTCGGCGTCTACCCCCTCACTTCTCTCTTCCCGCCGCTATTCCGCAAGCTCCTGCCAGATTGGCATCCGCTCCTGCTCAATGTCCTCGTCACCGGCCTGGTCGTCGCGAGTCTGACCTGGGTCGTGATGCCTTTCCTGACGAAGCGCTTCCGCCACTGGCTTTTCACCGACACCAAGTGA
- a CDS encoding amidohydrolase — MNHPDLILKNGKITTLDPIRPHASEVAIKDGKILATGGEGDLQAGPGTKVIDLKGHRVIPGLNDSHLHLIRGGLNYNMELRWDGIPSLADAMRMLKIQAHATPPGQWVRVVGSWSEFQFIEQRMPTLDELNEAAPDTPVFILHLYCRALLNRAALRACGYTKDTPDPPGGEIQRDKHGNPTGLLIARPNAMILYATLAKGPKLPPEHQVNSTRHFMRELNRLGITSCIDAGGGFQNYPEDYEIIRHLHERGEMTVRIAYNLFTQKPKQEKEDFARWMKMTKPGEGDAFFRMNGAGEMLVFSAADFEDFLEPRPDLAPSLEDELEDVVMALASNGWPFRLHATYDESISRFLDVFERVNREAPINQLHWFLDHCETISDRNLDRVAAMGGGIAIQHRMAFQGEYFVDRYGAKAAERTPPVRRMLEKGIPVGAGTDATRVANYNPFNSLWWLVSGRTLGGLELYPEANRMSREEALGLYTVGSSWFSREDGTKGMIAPGQLADLVVTSEDYLTVPEDRIRDLQSVLTMVDGKIVYAAGDFREHDTAPIPILPDWSPVKTFGGYGAPLWDGRMGPSSSSSHKAQANTTGLSQLWGSGCDCFAF; from the coding sequence ATGAACCATCCAGATCTCATTCTCAAAAACGGCAAGATTACCACGCTTGACCCCATCCGCCCGCACGCCAGCGAAGTCGCTATCAAAGACGGCAAGATCCTCGCGACCGGCGGCGAAGGCGACCTCCAGGCCGGGCCCGGCACAAAGGTGATCGATCTCAAGGGCCACCGCGTCATTCCCGGGCTAAACGATTCCCACCTCCACCTCATTCGCGGAGGCCTGAATTACAATATGGAGCTGCGTTGGGATGGCATCCCCTCGCTCGCCGATGCCATGCGGATGTTGAAGATCCAAGCGCACGCCACACCACCGGGCCAATGGGTGCGCGTGGTCGGATCGTGGAGCGAGTTCCAGTTCATCGAGCAACGCATGCCGACCCTGGATGAATTGAACGAAGCCGCTCCGGACACACCCGTCTTCATCCTCCACCTCTACTGCCGCGCCCTGCTGAATCGCGCCGCTCTCCGGGCCTGCGGCTACACGAAAGACACGCCCGATCCTCCGGGCGGCGAGATCCAGCGTGACAAGCATGGAAATCCCACGGGCCTCCTCATCGCCCGGCCGAATGCGATGATCCTTTACGCGACGCTCGCGAAGGGGCCGAAGCTTCCGCCGGAGCATCAGGTCAATTCCACGCGCCATTTCATGCGTGAGCTGAATCGCCTCGGCATCACCAGTTGCATCGATGCCGGAGGCGGCTTCCAGAATTACCCGGAAGACTACGAGATCATCCGCCACCTCCATGAGCGTGGCGAGATGACCGTGCGCATCGCCTACAATCTCTTCACGCAGAAGCCAAAGCAGGAGAAAGAGGACTTCGCCCGCTGGATGAAGATGACCAAGCCTGGAGAGGGCGATGCTTTCTTCAGGATGAATGGTGCAGGCGAGATGCTCGTCTTCTCCGCAGCCGATTTCGAGGACTTCCTCGAACCACGGCCCGATTTGGCCCCTTCCTTGGAAGACGAACTGGAAGACGTGGTGATGGCTCTCGCCTCGAATGGCTGGCCTTTCCGCCTCCACGCTACCTACGACGAAAGCATCTCGCGTTTCCTCGATGTCTTTGAGCGGGTCAATCGGGAGGCACCTATCAACCAGTTGCATTGGTTCCTCGATCACTGCGAAACCATCAGTGATCGCAACCTCGATCGCGTGGCGGCCATGGGCGGCGGCATCGCCATCCAGCACCGCATGGCCTTCCAAGGCGAATACTTTGTCGATCGCTACGGTGCGAAGGCAGCGGAGCGCACGCCACCCGTGCGGAGGATGCTGGAAAAGGGCATTCCGGTCGGAGCCGGCACCGATGCCACCCGCGTCGCGAACTACAATCCCTTCAATTCCCTGTGGTGGCTCGTTTCCGGCCGCACTCTCGGCGGATTGGAACTCTATCCTGAGGCGAACCGCATGAGCCGCGAGGAAGCACTGGGACTTTACACGGTCGGCAGCTCCTGGTTCTCGCGAGAAGATGGCACCAAGGGAATGATCGCTCCCGGACAGCTGGCGGATCTGGTTGTGACCAGCGAGGACTATCTCACGGTCCCGGAAGACCGCATTCGCGACCTCCAATCGGTCCTCACCATGGTCGATGGAAAAATCGTCTATGCCGCTGGCGATTTCCGCGAACACGATACCGCACCGATCCCTATCCTCCCGGACTGGTCTCCCGTCAAAACCTTCGGGGGGTACGGCGCTCCGCTCTGGGATGGCCGTATGGGCCCATCCTCGAGCTCCAGCCACAAGGCGCAGGCAAATACCACAGGCCTTTCACAGCTGTGGGGCTCCGGCTGTGATTGCTTCGCCTTCTAG